In Ovis aries strain OAR_USU_Benz2616 breed Rambouillet chromosome 14, ARS-UI_Ramb_v3.0, whole genome shotgun sequence, a single genomic region encodes these proteins:
- the LOC121816561 gene encoding cationic amino acid transporter 3-like isoform X2 codes for MLRQYVRQFRQGLVRKWPLEPREESESGRAPLSTLDLVTLGVCRTLGAGVYVLIGVITLLIAGPAIVICFLVVALCSVLSGLCYAEFWSYVPRSGSAYLYSIIAMGKLCAFIIGWNILLYLVAGLLVLGARVTTLIIKVSTGLNLFVPIFMILSGFIKGDLHNWQLTEQDYKSNTSGSNSTFRLGPLGSGGFVPFGFEGIVQGAAILFTSYFGVHGMVTAAKEAPNPQRSISLSLLVSIFIGFLAYSGVSAALTLMVPYYRIYPYSPLPQAFLQVGWGPAGYVVALVLLCTLSYSFLCAVLSMFELTRAMAADGLLFRALAQIHTRTGTAIMAILASGTLTGLTATLLRILDLVKLMSAGILPAYTLVAVSILVLRYQPDQILSKREKTKEGNEISDHEASLSEPVPEAGPLRILKSLWFPTSTTPNQISGQIVYGCASLLVLLLSILSLILAQWPRRVFSGDPGLTTVAVLLLLLITGVTVIIWRQPQDPTYLTFRVPALPVLPLVSIFVNIYLMMQITSGTWILFGIWMAIGSVIYIGYEIRHRLAGNKHQQPSASTTQTPD; via the exons ATGCTGCGTCAGTATGTTCGCCAGTTTCGTCAGGGGCTGGTCCGCAAGTGGCCACTGGAGCCCCGGGAGGAGTCTGAGAGTGGCAGAGCTCCTCTGAGCACCCTCGACCTGGTGACCTTGGGTGTGTGCAGAACTCTGGGGGCTGGCGTGTACGTCCTGATTGGTGTCATAACCCTGCTCATCGCTGGACCAGCGATCGTCATCTGCTTTTTGGTGGTCGCCCTGTGTTCGGTGTTGTCTGGACTCTGCTATGCCGAATTTTGGTCCTATGTACCACGGTCTGGTTCTGCCTATCTTTACAGTATCATCGCCATGGGAAAACTGTGCGCCTTCATCATTGGCTGGAACATCTTACTGTATTTAGTGGCTG GACTACTGGTTCTGGGAGCTCGTGTGACAACCCTGATTATCAAAGTGTCCACAGGCTTGAACCTTTTTGTTCCAATCTTCATGATCCTCTCTGGCTTCATTAAGGGAGACCTGCACAACTGGCAGCTCACAGAACAGGACTACAAGTCGAATACATCTGGATCCAACAGCACCTTTAG GTTGGGCCCTCTGGGTTCTGGAGGGTTTGTGCCCTTTGGCTTTGAAGGGATTGTCCAAGGAGCAGCTATACTTTTCACCTCCTATTTTGGTGTTCATGGCATGGTCACTGCAG CGAAGGAGGCCCCAAACCCTCAGCGTTCCATCTCCTTGAGCTTGCTGGTCTCCATCTTCATCGGCTTTCTGGCGTACTCTGGAGTCTCTGCGGCGCTCACCCTCATGGTGCCCTACTACCGGATTTACCCTTACAGCCCCTTGCCGCAGGCCTTCCTCCAGGTCGGATGGGGCCCGGCTGGATATGTCGTGGCTCTTGTCTTACTGTGTACTCTTTCATACAG cttccTATGTGCCGTGCTCTCCATGTTTGAATTGACCCGTGCAATGGCAGCTGATGGGCTCCTTTTCCGAGCTCTTGCCCAGATCCACACCCGTACTGGCACCGCCATCATGGCCATCTTGGCTTCTGGAACTCTTACAG GACTCACGGCAACACTCCTCAGGATCCTCGATCTGGTGAAACTCATGTCAGCCGGGATCCTGCCTGCTTACACTCTTGTGGCTGTTTCCATACTTGTCCTCAG GTACCAACCAGACCAGATTTTAAGCAAGAGGGAGAAAACTAAAGAGGGAAATGAGATTTCTGACCATGAAGCAAGTCTTTCAGAACCTGTACCTGAAGCAGGACCCTTAAGGATTCTAAAGAGTCTGTGGTTCCCTACCAGCACCACCCCCAACCAGATATCTGGGCAGATTGTCTATGGATGTGCCTCTCTGCTTG TTCTCTTGCTGAGCATCCTGAGCCTGATCTTGGCCCAGTGGCCCAGACGTGTGTTCTCTGGAGACCCCGGGCTCACAACagtggctgtgctgctgctgctgctcatcacTGGGGTTACAGTCATCATCTGGAGGCAGCCCCAGGACCCCACTTATCTTACATTCAGG GTCCCTGCTCTGCCTGTCCTCCCACTGGTGAGCATCTTTGTGAACATTTACTTGATGATGCAGATAACTTCTGGGACCTGGATCTTATTTGGCATCTGGATGGCGATTG GATCTGTCATATACATAGGATATGAGATCCGACACAGGCTGGCAGGGAACAAACATCAACAGCCATCAGCCTCCACCACCCAGACTCCGGATTAA
- the LOC121816561 gene encoding cationic amino acid transporter 3-like isoform X3 codes for MLRQYVRQFRQGLVRKWPLEPREESESGRAPLSTLDLVTLGVCRTLGAGVYVLIGVITLLIAGPAIVICFLVVALCSVLSGLCYAEFWSYVPRSGSAYLYSIIAMGKLCAFIIGWNILLYLVAAASCVTRAWSYAFDSLIGNHISKALERTFSPHMPSFLAPYPDFISLGLVLLMTGLLVLGARVTTLIIKVSTGLNLFVPIFMILSGFIKGDLHNWQLTEQDYKSNTSGSNSTFRLGPLGSGGFVPFGFEGIVQGAAILFTSYFGVHGMVTAAKEAPNPQRSISLSLLVSIFIGFLAYSGVSAALTLMVPYYRIYPYSPLPQAFLQVGWGPAGYVVALVLLCTLSYSFLCAVLSMFELTRAMAADGLLFRALAQIHTRTGTAIMAILASGTLTGLTATLLRILDLVKLMSAGILPAYTLVAVSILVLRYQPDQILSKREKTKEGNEISDHEASLSEPVPEAGPLRILKSLWFPTSTTPNQISGQIVYGCASLLVLLLSILSLILAQWPRRVFSGDPGLTTVAVLLLLLITGVTVIIWRQPQDPTYLTFRVPALPVLPLVSIFVNIYLMMQITSGTWILFGIWMAIGSVIYIGYEIRHRLAGNKHQQPSASTTQTPD; via the exons ATGCTGCGTCAGTATGTTCGCCAGTTTCGTCAGGGGCTGGTCCGCAAGTGGCCACTGGAGCCCCGGGAGGAGTCTGAGAGTGGCAGAGCTCCTCTGAGCACCCTCGACCTGGTGACCTTGGGTGTGTGCAGAACTCTGGGGGCTGGCGTGTACGTCCTGATTGGTGTCATAACCCTGCTCATCGCTGGACCAGCGATCGTCATCTGCTTTTTGGTGGTCGCCCTGTGTTCGGTGTTGTCTGGACTCTGCTATGCCGAATTTTGGTCCTATGTACCACGGTCTGGTTCTGCCTATCTTTACAGTATCATCGCCATGGGAAAACTGTGCGCCTTCATCATTGGCTGGAACATCTTACTGTATTTAGTGGCTG CCGCTTCCTGTGTGACCAGGGCTTGGAGTTATGCCTTTGACAGCCTCATTGGGAACCACATCTCTAAGGCGTTAGAGAGAACTTTCTCTCCACACATGCCCTCTTTCCTGGCCCCGTACCCAGACTTCATTTCCCTGGGCCTGGTGCTGCTGATG ACAGGACTACTGGTTCTGGGAGCTCGTGTGACAACCCTGATTATCAAAGTGTCCACAGGCTTGAACCTTTTTGTTCCAATCTTCATGATCCTCTCTGGCTTCATTAAGGGAGACCTGCACAACTGGCAGCTCACAGAACAGGACTACAAGTCGAATACATCTGGATCCAACAGCACCTTTAG GTTGGGCCCTCTGGGTTCTGGAGGGTTTGTGCCCTTTGGCTTTGAAGGGATTGTCCAAGGAGCAGCTATACTTTTCACCTCCTATTTTGGTGTTCATGGCATGGTCACTGCAG CGAAGGAGGCCCCAAACCCTCAGCGTTCCATCTCCTTGAGCTTGCTGGTCTCCATCTTCATCGGCTTTCTGGCGTACTCTGGAGTCTCTGCGGCGCTCACCCTCATGGTGCCCTACTACCGGATTTACCCTTACAGCCCCTTGCCGCAGGCCTTCCTCCAGGTCGGATGGGGCCCGGCTGGATATGTCGTGGCTCTTGTCTTACTGTGTACTCTTTCATACAG cttccTATGTGCCGTGCTCTCCATGTTTGAATTGACCCGTGCAATGGCAGCTGATGGGCTCCTTTTCCGAGCTCTTGCCCAGATCCACACCCGTACTGGCACCGCCATCATGGCCATCTTGGCTTCTGGAACTCTTACAG GACTCACGGCAACACTCCTCAGGATCCTCGATCTGGTGAAACTCATGTCAGCCGGGATCCTGCCTGCTTACACTCTTGTGGCTGTTTCCATACTTGTCCTCAG GTACCAACCAGACCAGATTTTAAGCAAGAGGGAGAAAACTAAAGAGGGAAATGAGATTTCTGACCATGAAGCAAGTCTTTCAGAACCTGTACCTGAAGCAGGACCCTTAAGGATTCTAAAGAGTCTGTGGTTCCCTACCAGCACCACCCCCAACCAGATATCTGGGCAGATTGTCTATGGATGTGCCTCTCTGCTTG TTCTCTTGCTGAGCATCCTGAGCCTGATCTTGGCCCAGTGGCCCAGACGTGTGTTCTCTGGAGACCCCGGGCTCACAACagtggctgtgctgctgctgctgctcatcacTGGGGTTACAGTCATCATCTGGAGGCAGCCCCAGGACCCCACTTATCTTACATTCAGG GTCCCTGCTCTGCCTGTCCTCCCACTGGTGAGCATCTTTGTGAACATTTACTTGATGATGCAGATAACTTCTGGGACCTGGATCTTATTTGGCATCTGGATGGCGATTG GATCTGTCATATACATAGGATATGAGATCCGACACAGGCTGGCAGGGAACAAACATCAACAGCCATCAGCCTCCACCACCCAGACTCCGGATTAA
- the LOC121816561 gene encoding cationic amino acid transporter 3-like isoform X1, which yields MLRQYVRQFRQGLVRKWPLEPREESESGRAPLSTLDLVTLGVCRTLGAGVYVLIGVITLLIAGPAIVICFLVVALCSVLSGLCYAEFWSYVPRSGSAYLYSIIAMGKLCAFIIGWNILLYLVAGLLVLGARVTTLIIKVSTGLNLFVPIFMILSGFIKGDLHNWQLTEQDYKSNTSGSNSTFRPGGSSWLGPLGSGGFVPFGFEGIVQGAAILFTSYFGVHGMVTAAKEAPNPQRSISLSLLVSIFIGFLAYSGVSAALTLMVPYYRIYPYSPLPQAFLQVGWGPAGYVVALVLLCTLSYSFLCAVLSMFELTRAMAADGLLFRALAQIHTRTGTAIMAILASGTLTGLTATLLRILDLVKLMSAGILPAYTLVAVSILVLRYQPDQILSKREKTKEGNEISDHEASLSEPVPEAGPLRILKSLWFPTSTTPNQISGQIVYGCASLLVLLLSILSLILAQWPRRVFSGDPGLTTVAVLLLLLITGVTVIIWRQPQDPTYLTFRVPALPVLPLVSIFVNIYLMMQITSGTWILFGIWMAIGSVIYIGYEIRHRLAGNKHQQPSASTTQTPD from the exons ATGCTGCGTCAGTATGTTCGCCAGTTTCGTCAGGGGCTGGTCCGCAAGTGGCCACTGGAGCCCCGGGAGGAGTCTGAGAGTGGCAGAGCTCCTCTGAGCACCCTCGACCTGGTGACCTTGGGTGTGTGCAGAACTCTGGGGGCTGGCGTGTACGTCCTGATTGGTGTCATAACCCTGCTCATCGCTGGACCAGCGATCGTCATCTGCTTTTTGGTGGTCGCCCTGTGTTCGGTGTTGTCTGGACTCTGCTATGCCGAATTTTGGTCCTATGTACCACGGTCTGGTTCTGCCTATCTTTACAGTATCATCGCCATGGGAAAACTGTGCGCCTTCATCATTGGCTGGAACATCTTACTGTATTTAGTGGCTG GACTACTGGTTCTGGGAGCTCGTGTGACAACCCTGATTATCAAAGTGTCCACAGGCTTGAACCTTTTTGTTCCAATCTTCATGATCCTCTCTGGCTTCATTAAGGGAGACCTGCACAACTGGCAGCTCACAGAACAGGACTACAAGTCGAATACATCTGGATCCAACAGCACCTTTAGGCCAGGAGGGTCCTCTTG GTTGGGCCCTCTGGGTTCTGGAGGGTTTGTGCCCTTTGGCTTTGAAGGGATTGTCCAAGGAGCAGCTATACTTTTCACCTCCTATTTTGGTGTTCATGGCATGGTCACTGCAG CGAAGGAGGCCCCAAACCCTCAGCGTTCCATCTCCTTGAGCTTGCTGGTCTCCATCTTCATCGGCTTTCTGGCGTACTCTGGAGTCTCTGCGGCGCTCACCCTCATGGTGCCCTACTACCGGATTTACCCTTACAGCCCCTTGCCGCAGGCCTTCCTCCAGGTCGGATGGGGCCCGGCTGGATATGTCGTGGCTCTTGTCTTACTGTGTACTCTTTCATACAG cttccTATGTGCCGTGCTCTCCATGTTTGAATTGACCCGTGCAATGGCAGCTGATGGGCTCCTTTTCCGAGCTCTTGCCCAGATCCACACCCGTACTGGCACCGCCATCATGGCCATCTTGGCTTCTGGAACTCTTACAG GACTCACGGCAACACTCCTCAGGATCCTCGATCTGGTGAAACTCATGTCAGCCGGGATCCTGCCTGCTTACACTCTTGTGGCTGTTTCCATACTTGTCCTCAG GTACCAACCAGACCAGATTTTAAGCAAGAGGGAGAAAACTAAAGAGGGAAATGAGATTTCTGACCATGAAGCAAGTCTTTCAGAACCTGTACCTGAAGCAGGACCCTTAAGGATTCTAAAGAGTCTGTGGTTCCCTACCAGCACCACCCCCAACCAGATATCTGGGCAGATTGTCTATGGATGTGCCTCTCTGCTTG TTCTCTTGCTGAGCATCCTGAGCCTGATCTTGGCCCAGTGGCCCAGACGTGTGTTCTCTGGAGACCCCGGGCTCACAACagtggctgtgctgctgctgctgctcatcacTGGGGTTACAGTCATCATCTGGAGGCAGCCCCAGGACCCCACTTATCTTACATTCAGG GTCCCTGCTCTGCCTGTCCTCCCACTGGTGAGCATCTTTGTGAACATTTACTTGATGATGCAGATAACTTCTGGGACCTGGATCTTATTTGGCATCTGGATGGCGATTG GATCTGTCATATACATAGGATATGAGATCCGACACAGGCTGGCAGGGAACAAACATCAACAGCCATCAGCCTCCACCACCCAGACTCCGGATTAA